A stretch of the Ensifer sp. PDNC004 genome encodes the following:
- a CDS encoding HlyC/CorC family transporter, which produces MTGEAFIAFLAEYWLSILSVFCLLLLSAFFSGSETALTAASRSRMHTLENNGEERAGIVNRLIERRDRLIGTLLIGNNLVNILASSLTTSLLIGLLGDSGVAIATLAMTVLLVIFSEVLPKSWAIASPDRFAIAVAPLVRPFVAVVGPLSSLVNGIVRRILNLFGVNLAADMSMLSAHEELRGAVDLLHREGSVIKADRDRLGGVLDLGELEISDIMIHRTSMRAINADEPPEVCVRDILESPFTRLPVWRGSTDNIIGVVHSKDLLRALAEPNVEPENLDIVRIAQKPWFVPDTTNLKDQLNAFLRRKLHLAIVVDEYGQVQGLVTLEDILEEIVGDIADEHDLDIQGVRQEADGSIVVDGSVPIRDLNRALDWSLPDEEATTVAGLVIHESKSIPEERQAFTFHGKRFIVMKRVKNRITKLRIRPAEEGAPPT; this is translated from the coding sequence ATGACCGGCGAAGCCTTCATTGCCTTCCTGGCGGAGTATTGGCTGTCGATCCTGTCGGTCTTCTGCCTGCTGTTGCTGTCGGCTTTCTTTTCGGGCTCGGAAACAGCGCTGACTGCCGCCTCGCGCTCGCGCATGCATACGCTCGAAAACAACGGCGAGGAGCGGGCCGGCATCGTCAACCGGTTGATCGAACGGCGCGACCGGCTGATCGGTACGCTTTTGATCGGCAACAACCTGGTCAACATTCTGGCGTCGTCGCTGACGACGAGCCTGCTGATTGGCCTGCTCGGCGACAGCGGTGTGGCGATCGCCACACTTGCGATGACCGTGCTGCTCGTCATCTTCTCGGAAGTGCTGCCGAAGAGCTGGGCGATTGCCTCGCCGGATCGTTTCGCGATCGCCGTGGCGCCCCTCGTTCGCCCCTTCGTTGCGGTCGTTGGACCTCTCTCCAGCCTCGTCAACGGCATCGTGCGTCGGATTCTGAACCTCTTCGGTGTCAATCTCGCCGCCGACATGTCGATGCTTTCGGCGCATGAGGAACTGCGTGGCGCGGTGGATCTGCTGCACCGCGAGGGTTCGGTGATCAAGGCCGACCGCGATCGGCTCGGCGGCGTTCTCGACCTCGGCGAGCTCGAAATCTCCGACATCATGATCCACCGCACCAGCATGCGGGCGATCAATGCCGATGAGCCGCCCGAGGTGTGCGTTCGCGACATCCTCGAGAGCCCGTTCACCCGGCTGCCAGTCTGGCGCGGCTCGACCGACAACATCATCGGCGTCGTGCATTCCAAGGATCTGCTGCGGGCGCTGGCCGAACCCAATGTCGAGCCTGAGAACCTGGATATCGTCAGGATCGCGCAGAAGCCCTGGTTCGTGCCGGATACGACCAACCTCAAGGACCAGCTCAACGCGTTCCTGCGCCGCAAGCTGCATCTGGCCATCGTCGTCGACGAATATGGCCAGGTTCAGGGCCTGGTGACTCTGGAGGACATTCTGGAGGAGATCGTCGGCGATATCGCCGATGAGCACGACCTCGATATCCAGGGCGTGCGCCAGGAGGCTGACGGCTCGATCGTCGTCGACGGCTCGGTGCCGATCCGCGATCTCAACCGCGCGCTCGACTGGTCGCTGCCGGACGAGGAGGCGACGACGGTTGCCGGTCTGGTCATCCACGAATCCAAGAGCATTCCCGAGGAGCGCCAGGCCTTCACCTTCCACGGCAAGCGCTTCATCGTGATGAAGCGGGTGAAGAACCGCATCACCAAGCTGCGCATCCGCCCGGCGGAAGAGGGCGCTCCGCCGACCTGA
- a CDS encoding sulfurtransferase TusA family protein — protein sequence MPDEQKIAYDLRGLKCPLPVLKTRKRMTSLAPGALLEIETTDPLAVIDIPNFCNEDGHKLVEAAPADGGHRFLIRKGA from the coding sequence ATGCCGGACGAACAGAAGATCGCCTACGACCTGAGGGGGCTTAAATGCCCCCTTCCCGTTTTGAAGACGCGTAAACGCATGACTTCGCTGGCGCCGGGCGCTTTGCTGGAGATTGAGACCACCGATCCGCTGGCGGTGATCGACATTCCGAATTTCTGCAACGAGGACGGCCACAAGCTTGTAGAGGCCGCACCCGCCGACGGCGGCCACCGGTTTCTCATCCGTAAGGGCGCGTAA
- the aroB gene encoding 3-dehydroquinate synthase codes for MNSHAMPAAERKVRVDLGDRSYDILIGPGLIAAAGHEIAARLKGRKMAVITDENVAPRYLEPLMASLKERDIDAVSLVLPAGEKTKSFEHLIPVCETVLGARIERNDAVIALGGGVIGDLTGFAAGIVRRGSRFIQIPTSLLAQVDSSVGGKTGINSPHGKNLIGVFHQPDLVLADTDVLDTLSEREFRAGYAEVAKYGLIDKPDFFAWLENNWQAVFAGGAARIEAIAVSCQAKADVVAADERENGLRALLNLGHTFGHALEAATEYDSARLVHGEGVSIGMVLAHQFSARMNLASPDDASRVEAHLRAVGLPTRMAEIPGTLPPAERLMDAIAQDKKVKGGKLTFILTRGVGQSFVADDVPSSEVLNFLREKHPQ; via the coding sequence ATGAATAGCCATGCGATGCCTGCCGCCGAACGCAAGGTCCGTGTCGACCTCGGTGACCGTTCCTACGATATCCTGATCGGTCCCGGGCTGATCGCCGCCGCCGGCCATGAGATCGCGGCTCGCCTCAAGGGGCGCAAGATGGCGGTCATCACCGATGAGAACGTCGCGCCGCGCTACCTCGAGCCACTGATGGCGAGCTTGAAGGAGCGCGATATCGACGCCGTGTCGCTGGTGCTTCCCGCTGGCGAGAAGACCAAGAGCTTCGAACATCTGATCCCCGTCTGCGAAACCGTTCTCGGCGCCCGGATCGAGCGCAACGATGCGGTGATCGCGCTTGGCGGCGGCGTCATTGGCGACCTCACCGGCTTTGCCGCCGGCATCGTGCGCCGCGGCTCGCGCTTCATCCAGATCCCGACTTCGCTGTTGGCGCAGGTGGATTCCTCCGTCGGCGGCAAGACCGGCATCAATTCGCCGCATGGCAAGAACCTCATCGGCGTCTTCCACCAGCCGGACCTGGTGCTGGCCGATACCGACGTGCTCGACACGCTGAGTGAGCGCGAGTTCCGCGCCGGCTATGCTGAAGTGGCGAAATACGGGCTGATCGACAAGCCGGACTTCTTTGCCTGGCTCGAGAACAACTGGCAGGCGGTCTTTGCCGGCGGCGCTGCCCGTATCGAGGCGATCGCGGTCAGTTGCCAGGCCAAGGCCGATGTCGTCGCCGCAGACGAGCGCGAGAACGGCCTGCGGGCATTGCTCAACCTCGGCCACACCTTCGGCCATGCGCTGGAGGCGGCAACCGAATATGACAGCGCCCGGCTGGTACATGGCGAAGGCGTTTCGATCGGCATGGTGCTGGCGCATCAGTTTTCGGCGCGCATGAACCTTGCAAGCCCCGACGATGCGTCCCGTGTCGAGGCGCATCTGAGGGCGGTCGGCCTGCCGACGCGCATGGCGGAAATCCCGGGCACGCTGCCGCCGGCCGAACGGCTGATGGATGCGATCGCCCAGGACAAGAAGGTCAAGGGCGGCAAGCTCACCTTCATCCTGACCAGGGGCGTCGGCCAGTCCTTCGTCGCCGATGACGTTCCGTCGTCCGAGGTCCTGAACTTCCTGAGGGAAAAACACCCGCAATGA
- a CDS encoding murein L,D-transpeptidase family protein — translation MRFWNLLASAAIVATLAGCTNEALDATTSVDIKSVKNKTEYQVSAPMVRKMTELGMQKQAPIALRIFKEEGTLEVWKANTANRFQLLKTYKICAWSGKLGPKVKEGDRQAPEGFYPLFPRQMNPNSNYYLAINTGYPNAYDKANGRQGTHLMIHGACSSSGCYSMTDEQMIEIFALARDSFKGGQESVQLQAFPFRMTAENMARHRDNPNIDFWKMLKVGYDQFEVTKRPPEVNVCEKKYVFNQQASGPFNPGGQCPAMSTPPALQVAMAGFEKTYQTDYDKAMKKYDGMVWYEPSEAERKAIVAKQRVGRELAYAPTGNSLDAGKMMKASDLEKKLADQKEAEETKVAVELQKKELEKATDGGKHVPVPAANPIPQPVMQAAVEEPKKSFWSLFSKSEPELQMPAPVVVTPDQQATAAPQAQPAPATTAKQAKAAAPAAQQQAAAVTTATTPAADATAEAPVLTEEPPKKRPFWKIWGN, via the coding sequence ATGCGTTTCTGGAACCTTTTAGCTTCCGCCGCCATTGTCGCCACACTTGCCGGCTGCACCAACGAAGCGCTGGATGCGACGACGTCGGTCGATATCAAGTCCGTCAAGAACAAGACCGAGTACCAGGTCTCTGCGCCGATGGTCAGAAAGATGACCGAACTCGGCATGCAGAAGCAGGCGCCGATCGCGTTGCGCATCTTCAAGGAAGAAGGCACGCTCGAGGTCTGGAAGGCCAATACGGCCAACCGTTTCCAGCTCTTGAAGACCTACAAGATCTGCGCCTGGTCCGGCAAGCTCGGCCCCAAGGTGAAGGAAGGCGACCGGCAGGCGCCGGAAGGTTTCTACCCGCTCTTCCCCCGCCAGATGAACCCCAACTCCAACTATTATCTGGCGATCAACACCGGCTATCCCAACGCCTACGACAAGGCGAACGGCCGCCAGGGCACGCACCTGATGATCCACGGCGCCTGCTCGTCGTCGGGCTGCTACTCGATGACCGACGAGCAGATGATCGAGATCTTCGCGCTCGCCCGCGACAGCTTCAAAGGCGGCCAGGAAAGCGTACAGCTGCAAGCCTTCCCCTTCCGCATGACCGCGGAAAACATGGCGCGGCACCGCGACAATCCGAATATCGACTTCTGGAAAATGCTGAAGGTCGGTTACGACCAGTTCGAAGTCACCAAGCGTCCGCCGGAAGTCAACGTCTGCGAAAAGAAGTACGTCTTCAACCAGCAGGCCTCCGGCCCGTTCAACCCCGGCGGCCAGTGCCCGGCGATGTCGACGCCGCCGGCGCTGCAGGTGGCCATGGCTGGCTTCGAGAAGACCTACCAGACCGACTACGACAAGGCCATGAAGAAGTATGACGGCATGGTCTGGTACGAGCCGAGCGAGGCCGAGCGCAAGGCGATCGTCGCCAAGCAGCGCGTCGGCCGCGAGCTCGCCTATGCCCCGACCGGCAACTCGCTTGACGCCGGCAAGATGATGAAGGCGAGCGATCTCGAAAAGAAGCTCGCCGATCAGAAGGAAGCGGAAGAAACCAAGGTGGCTGTCGAGCTCCAGAAGAAGGAACTCGAAAAGGCGACCGATGGCGGCAAGCACGTGCCTGTCCCCGCCGCCAATCCCATTCCGCAGCCGGTGATGCAGGCAGCCGTCGAAGAGCCGAAGAAATCCTTCTGGAGCCTGTTCTCGAAGAGCGAACCGGAATTGCAGATGCCGGCTCCCGTCGTCGTGACGCCGGACCAGCAGGCAACCGCCGCACCGCAGGCACAGCCGGCTCCGGCAACGACCGCAAAGCAGGCGAAAGCAGCGGCTCCCGCCGCCCAGCAGCAGGCCGCTGCCGTGACCACGGCAACGACGCCTGCAGCCGATGCGACCGCCGAGGCGCCGGTTCTGACGGAAGAGCCGCCGAAGAAGCGCCCGTTCTGGAAGATCTGGGGCAATTAA
- the xerD gene encoding site-specific tyrosine recombinase XerD, whose product MSDLSAAHVEAFLEMMSAERGAAINTLQSYERDLEDASSHLRTLGTGLTAATPDDLRGYLAHLAGQGFKASSQARRLSALRQFYKFLYAEGMRGDDPTGILDTPKKGRSLPKTLSVDDVSRLIGQAETEAAAGGADHLGRLRMHALIELLYATGMRVSELVSLPASVLAQNGRFLVIRGKGNKDRLVPLSQAAIRAMRAYGEALADEMARDETGNRENPWLFPSSGKQGFLPRQVFARDLKSLAARAGIRVATISPHVLRHAFASHLLANGADLRAVQELLGHSDISTTQIYTHVLEERLHNLVQNHHPLAKQAKKQD is encoded by the coding sequence ATGAGCGATCTTTCCGCCGCCCACGTCGAGGCTTTCCTCGAAATGATGAGCGCCGAGCGGGGTGCCGCGATCAACACGCTGCAATCCTACGAGCGTGATCTCGAAGATGCCTCCTCGCACCTGCGCACACTTGGAACCGGGCTGACGGCAGCGACACCGGACGATCTTCGCGGGTATCTCGCCCACCTCGCCGGCCAGGGCTTCAAGGCGTCCTCGCAGGCGCGGCGGCTTTCGGCACTCAGGCAGTTCTACAAGTTCCTCTACGCCGAAGGCATGCGCGGCGACGACCCGACGGGGATCCTCGACACACCGAAGAAGGGACGCAGCCTGCCGAAGACGCTAAGCGTCGACGACGTCTCGCGGTTGATCGGCCAGGCGGAGACCGAGGCGGCAGCCGGCGGCGCCGACCACCTCGGCAGATTGCGCATGCATGCGCTGATCGAACTGCTCTATGCGACCGGCATGCGCGTCAGCGAACTCGTGTCGCTGCCGGCAAGCGTGCTGGCGCAGAACGGCCGCTTCCTCGTCATCCGCGGCAAGGGCAACAAGGACCGCCTCGTGCCGCTGTCGCAGGCGGCGATCCGGGCCATGCGGGCCTATGGCGAGGCGCTCGCCGACGAGATGGCGCGCGACGAAACTGGCAACCGCGAGAACCCGTGGCTCTTTCCCTCCTCGGGCAAGCAGGGCTTCCTGCCGCGCCAGGTTTTTGCGCGCGACCTGAAATCGCTTGCGGCCCGCGCCGGAATAAGGGTCGCCACGATCTCCCCGCACGTGCTCAGGCATGCCTTCGCCAGCCACCTGCTCGCCAATGGCGCCGACCTTCGCGCGGTGCAGGAACTGCTGGGGCATTCAGACATTTCCACGACACAAATCTATACGCATGTGCTGGAAGAACGGCTGCACAACCTCGTGCAAAACCATCACCCTCTTGCCAAACAGGCGAAAAAACAGGATTAG
- a CDS encoding GTP-binding protein: MVSPLSAVPVSILTGFLGAGKTTLLNRLLKDPDLSDTAVIINEFGDVSIDHLLVEASSDGVIELSDGCLCCTVRGELVDTLADLMDRMQTGKIKPLKRVVIETTGLADPAPVLQSVIGNPIIAQNFRLDGVVTVVDAVNGLQTIANHEEALKQVAVADRIVISKTGLAEASERDALTARIRALNPRAPLIDGDSAEAGRAELFDCGLYDPSSKIADVGRWLQDEAHHDHHHDHDHDHGHDHHEHHDHHHHHDVTRHGGDIRSFSIVHDRPIEPMALDMFIDLLRSAHGEKLLRMKAIVAVADRPDRPLVLHGVQNVFHTPERLAAWPDPNDRRTRMVLITKGLTEDFVRDLFDAFTGKPRIDRPDAQALSDNPLAVPGMRF; the protein is encoded by the coding sequence ATGGTTAGTCCCTTGTCGGCGGTGCCGGTCTCGATCCTCACCGGCTTTCTCGGTGCGGGCAAGACGACGCTGCTCAACCGGCTGCTGAAGGATCCCGATCTCTCGGATACGGCCGTGATCATCAACGAGTTCGGCGACGTCTCGATCGACCACCTGCTGGTGGAAGCCTCCAGCGACGGGGTCATCGAGCTTTCCGACGGCTGCCTCTGCTGCACCGTGCGCGGCGAACTGGTCGATACGCTCGCCGATCTCATGGATCGTATGCAGACCGGCAAGATCAAGCCGCTGAAGCGCGTCGTCATCGAGACCACGGGCCTTGCTGACCCGGCGCCGGTGCTGCAGTCGGTGATCGGCAACCCGATCATCGCGCAGAACTTCCGGCTGGATGGCGTCGTCACCGTCGTCGACGCCGTCAACGGCCTGCAGACGATCGCCAACCACGAGGAAGCGCTGAAGCAGGTTGCCGTTGCCGACCGCATCGTCATCAGCAAGACCGGCCTTGCCGAAGCGTCGGAGCGTGATGCGCTGACGGCGAGGATCCGCGCGCTCAATCCGCGCGCGCCGCTGATCGATGGCGATAGTGCCGAGGCAGGGCGCGCAGAGCTGTTCGATTGCGGTCTTTACGACCCTTCATCGAAGATCGCCGATGTCGGCCGTTGGCTGCAGGACGAGGCGCACCACGACCACCATCATGACCACGACCATGACCACGGTCACGATCATCACGAGCACCATGATCATCACCACCATCACGATGTGACGCGGCATGGCGGCGACATCCGTTCCTTCAGCATCGTGCACGACCGGCCGATCGAGCCGATGGCGCTTGATATGTTCATCGACCTGCTGCGCTCGGCGCATGGCGAGAAGCTCTTGAGGATGAAGGCGATCGTTGCGGTTGCCGACAGGCCGGACCGGCCGCTTGTCCTGCACGGCGTGCAGAACGTCTTCCACACGCCGGAGCGGCTTGCCGCCTGGCCGGACCCGAATGACCGGCGCACGCGCATGGTGCTGATCACCAAGGGGCTGACGGAAGACTTCGTTCGCGATCTCTTCGATGCCTTCACCGGCAAACCGCGCATCGACCGGCCGGACGCCCAGGCCCTCTCCGACAATCCGCTCGCCGTTCCGGGCATGCGGTTCTAA
- a CDS encoding BolA family transcriptional regulator yields the protein MSLTETIEKKLTEAFHPERLEVINESHQHAGHQPGFDGSGESHMRVRIVSSAFTGMSRVARHRAINDLLKPELDAGLHALAVEPAAPGEPTRW from the coding sequence ATGTCGCTCACCGAGACCATCGAAAAGAAGCTGACCGAGGCCTTCCACCCTGAACGGCTCGAGGTCATCAACGAGAGCCATCAGCATGCCGGCCATCAGCCGGGCTTCGATGGCAGCGGCGAGTCCCATATGCGCGTGCGCATCGTTTCAAGTGCCTTTACAGGCATGAGCCGTGTCGCCCGCCACCGCGCCATCAACGATCTCCTGAAGCCCGAACTCGACGCCGGTCTGCACGCGCTCGCGGTCGAGCCAGCCGCCCCCGGCGAGCCGACCCGCTGGTAA
- a CDS encoding acetyl-CoA carboxylase carboxyltransferase subunit alpha, with product MHNYLDFEKPISDLEGKILELKKLAGEDESVNTSDEIERLETRVRDAMVEIYSKLTPWQKTQVARHPSRPHFLDYAAELFTEFTPLAGDRNFANDDAIQAGLARFRGMPVAVLGQEKGNDTKSRIKHNFGSPRPEGYRKAIRVMEMADRFGLPLITLVDTAGAYPGVNAEERGQAEAIARSTEMCLNVRVPIVTVVIGEGGSGGAIAIATGNRVYMLEHAIYSVISPEGAASILWRDSTRAKEAASNMKITSEDLKALGVIDGIIQEPVGGAHRDPNAVIGRTGTVIADALKELSGRDGDQLRTDRRQKYLNIGRNL from the coding sequence ATGCACAACTATCTCGATTTCGAAAAACCCATCTCCGACCTCGAAGGCAAGATTCTCGAATTGAAGAAGCTCGCCGGCGAAGACGAGAGCGTGAACACTTCGGATGAGATCGAACGCCTGGAGACGCGCGTCCGCGACGCGATGGTCGAGATCTATTCCAAGCTGACGCCGTGGCAGAAGACCCAGGTCGCCCGCCACCCTTCGCGTCCGCACTTCCTGGACTATGCAGCAGAACTCTTCACCGAGTTCACGCCGCTTGCCGGCGACCGCAACTTCGCCAATGACGACGCCATCCAGGCTGGCCTTGCGCGTTTCCGCGGCATGCCGGTCGCCGTTCTCGGCCAGGAAAAGGGCAACGATACGAAGTCGCGCATCAAGCACAATTTCGGCAGCCCTCGTCCGGAAGGCTACCGCAAGGCGATCCGCGTCATGGAAATGGCCGATCGCTTCGGCCTGCCGCTGATCACGCTGGTCGACACCGCCGGCGCCTATCCGGGCGTTAACGCTGAAGAGCGCGGCCAGGCGGAAGCCATCGCCCGTTCGACCGAAATGTGCCTCAACGTTCGCGTGCCGATCGTCACCGTCGTCATCGGCGAAGGCGGCTCCGGCGGCGCGATTGCGATCGCCACCGGCAACCGCGTCTACATGCTGGAGCATGCGATCTACAGCGTCATCTCGCCGGAAGGCGCTGCCTCGATCCTGTGGCGCGATTCCACCCGCGCGAAGGAAGCGGCCAGCAACATGAAGATCACGTCCGAGGATCTGAAGGCGCTCGGCGTCATCGACGGCATCATCCAGGAGCCCGTCGGCGGCGCGCATCGCGACCCGAATGCGGTCATCGGTCGCACCGGAACCGTGATCGCCGACGCGCTCAAGGAACTTTCCGGACGCGATGGCGACCAGTTGCGCACCGATCGCCGACAAAAATACCTGAATATCGGCCGTAATCTCTAA
- a CDS encoding D-alanyl-D-alanine carboxypeptidase family protein — translation MTAATCATLLAALPAAANPRLVVDVNSLKVYEHQDIFQKWYPASLTKLMTAYTAFRAIKSGQLTLESPVVMTKNAAAEPPSKMFYKPGQAMTLDSALKMMLVKSANDVAVAIAETVAGSEPAFIERMNAEARRIGMTSSNFVNPNGLPGPGQYTTARDLAVLAITLKREFPQYASYFSLEGFTTGKKDYPNYNMLIGRFEGADGMKTGFICASGFNQVSSATREGRSVVSVVLGEDSLGARADESARLLQMALTTNGNGKPSLVQIPPYGETRDMVADVSKQICSKSAAKVRSEGRDEAGRQKLLSPYIHEINRPLKLAFAGLIAGSGEKAPKLAGDPAGQGDVANVPIPVPRPAF, via the coding sequence GTGACGGCGGCGACATGCGCCACGCTTCTTGCGGCGCTGCCGGCTGCGGCCAATCCGAGGCTGGTCGTCGACGTCAATTCGCTGAAGGTTTACGAGCACCAGGATATCTTCCAGAAATGGTATCCGGCGTCTCTGACCAAGTTGATGACGGCCTACACGGCCTTCCGCGCCATCAAGTCCGGCCAGCTCACGCTCGAGAGCCCGGTCGTCATGACCAAGAACGCCGCCGCCGAGCCGCCGAGCAAGATGTTCTACAAGCCCGGCCAAGCGATGACGCTCGACAGCGCGCTGAAGATGATGCTGGTGAAGTCGGCAAACGACGTCGCCGTCGCGATCGCCGAAACGGTCGCCGGTTCGGAGCCCGCCTTCATCGAGCGGATGAACGCCGAGGCCCGCCGCATCGGCATGACGTCCTCGAACTTCGTCAACCCCAACGGTCTGCCCGGTCCCGGCCAGTACACGACGGCCCGCGACCTTGCGGTGCTGGCGATCACGCTCAAGCGCGAGTTTCCGCAATACGCCTCCTATTTCTCGCTGGAAGGCTTTACCACCGGCAAGAAGGATTATCCGAACTACAACATGCTGATCGGCCGCTTCGAAGGGGCTGACGGCATGAAGACCGGCTTCATCTGCGCCTCGGGCTTCAACCAGGTTTCGTCCGCCACCCGCGAGGGGCGCAGCGTCGTCTCGGTCGTGCTCGGCGAGGACAGCCTCGGTGCGCGTGCGGACGAGTCGGCAAGGCTCCTGCAGATGGCACTGACGACGAACGGCAACGGCAAACCGTCGCTGGTGCAGATCCCGCCCTATGGCGAGACGCGCGACATGGTCGCCGACGTCAGCAAGCAGATCTGCTCGAAATCGGCCGCGAAGGTTCGCAGCGAAGGCCGCGACGAGGCCGGCCGCCAGAAGCTGCTTTCGCCCTATATCCACGAAATCAACCGGCCGCTGAAGCTCGCCTTCGCCGGGCTCATCGCCGGCAGCGGCGAAAAGGCTCCGAAGCTTGCCGGCGACCCGGCCGGCCAGGGCGATGTCGCCAATGTGCCGATCCCGGTGCCGCGGCCGGCCTTCTGA
- a CDS encoding shikimate kinase: protein MNDVIEPVSATLAERAKLVLGKRNLVFIGLMGAGKSAIGRLTAQALGIPFVDSDHEIERVSRMTISDLFARYGEDEFRALETRVLKRLLRSGPRVVSTGGGAYINERSRRQIKKGGLTVWLNAELDVLWERVNKRDTRPLLKTENPRQTLENLMNARYPIYAEADLTVLSRDVKKETMVEDVLNAVIEYQDKKTHE, encoded by the coding sequence ATGAACGACGTGATCGAACCGGTTTCCGCAACGCTGGCCGAGCGGGCGAAGCTTGTACTCGGTAAACGCAATCTCGTGTTCATCGGCCTGATGGGCGCCGGCAAATCGGCGATCGGTCGCTTGACGGCCCAGGCGCTCGGCATTCCCTTCGTCGATTCCGACCATGAGATCGAGCGCGTCTCGCGCATGACGATCAGCGATCTCTTCGCCCGCTATGGCGAAGACGAGTTCCGGGCACTCGAAACGCGGGTGCTGAAGCGGCTCTTGCGCAGCGGGCCGCGCGTGGTCTCGACCGGTGGCGGCGCGTATATCAACGAGCGTTCGCGCCGCCAGATCAAGAAGGGCGGCCTGACGGTCTGGCTCAATGCCGAACTCGACGTGCTCTGGGAGCGGGTCAACAAGCGCGACACCCGGCCGCTGCTGAAGACCGAGAACCCCAGGCAGACGCTCGAAAACCTCATGAATGCGCGTTACCCGATCTATGCGGAAGCGGACCTGACGGTGCTGTCGCGCGATGTGAAGAAAGAGACGATGGTCGAGGACGTCCTCAACGCCGTCATCGAGTACCAGGACAAGAAGACCCATGAATAG
- a CDS encoding J domain-containing protein, producing MSAMRLDSKYFDRIRTRRKVEPQAEPAAPVCQWDGCDQKGVHRAPVGRNAEGQYFMFCFEHVKEYNKGYNFFSGLSDGEVARYQKEAITGHRPTWTVGVNKNAKNGPTQSQTRSGSAGAQARMRDPFGFVSEARARSGRPEPRQRKLKTLEAKAFETLGLGASATTADIKAAYKDLVKKHHPDANGGDRGSEERFRAVIQAYQLLKQAGFC from the coding sequence ATGAGCGCCATGAGACTCGATTCAAAATACTTCGATCGCATTCGAACCCGGCGCAAGGTCGAGCCGCAGGCGGAGCCGGCGGCTCCTGTCTGTCAGTGGGACGGCTGCGACCAGAAGGGTGTGCACCGGGCGCCGGTCGGCCGCAACGCCGAGGGGCAGTACTTCATGTTCTGCTTCGAGCACGTGAAGGAATACAACAAGGGCTACAACTTCTTCTCCGGCCTCTCCGACGGCGAGGTCGCCCGCTACCAGAAGGAAGCGATTACCGGTCATCGGCCCACCTGGACCGTCGGCGTCAACAAGAACGCCAAGAACGGCCCGACCCAGTCGCAGACGCGGTCCGGTTCCGCCGGCGCGCAGGCCCGCATGCGCGATCCCTTCGGCTTTGTCAGCGAGGCGCGGGCGCGGTCCGGTCGTCCCGAGCCGCGTCAGCGCAAGCTGAAGACGCTCGAGGCGAAGGCCTTTGAAACGCTCGGTCTCGGAGCCTCGGCGACGACTGCCGACATCAAGGCGGCCTACAAGGATCTCGTCAAAAAGCATCACCCTGATGCCAATGGCGGAGATAGAGGGTCGGAAGAGCGTTTTCGCGCGGTTATTCAAGCCTACCAATTGTTAAAACAGGCTGGCTTCTGCTAA